The Streptomyces laurentii genome contains a region encoding:
- a CDS encoding phytoene synthase (Trans-Isoprenyl Diphosphate Synthases, head-to-head; cd00683;~active site lid residues [active];~aspartate-rich region 1;~aspartate-rich region 2;~catalytic residues [active];~identified by MetaGeneAnnotator; putative;~phytoene synthase [Streptomyces griseus subsp. griseus NBRC13350];~substrate binding pocket [chemical binding];~substrate-Mg2+ binding site), whose product MTRRELDAAGITDPALRAAYTQCRRLNARHGRTYFLATRLLPLERRSAVHALYGFARWADDIVDDHDRHRAPEERDRLLRRLESDLTDGLRAGAGDEPVVRAVADTADRYDIGHALFADFLSSMRADLTVTHYPTYADLQGYVHGSAAVIGLQMLPVLGTVTAREEAAPHAAALGVAFQLTNFLRDVGEDLDRGRVYLPGDLLAAHGVDRPLLEWSRRTGRRDSRIRAALVAAEAMTRGVYRTAEPGIAMLDPRVRPCIRAAFTLYGGILDAIAEQDYTVLHRRAVVSRRRRAATAAAGALRVAGARWLTRAAHRAAPAGGPAVEWKGPVR is encoded by the coding sequence ATGACCCGTCGTGAACTGGACGCCGCCGGGATCACCGATCCCGCACTGCGCGCCGCCTACACCCAGTGCCGACGGCTCAACGCCCGCCACGGCAGGACCTACTTCCTGGCCACCCGCCTGCTGCCCCTCGAACGCCGCTCCGCCGTGCACGCCCTGTACGGCTTCGCCCGCTGGGCGGACGACATCGTGGACGACCACGACCGCCATCGCGCGCCCGAGGAGCGCGACCGGCTGCTGCGACGCCTGGAGAGCGACCTGACCGACGGGCTGCGCGCCGGAGCGGGCGACGAACCGGTGGTCCGGGCCGTCGCGGACACAGCCGACCGCTACGACATCGGTCATGCCCTCTTCGCCGACTTCCTGTCCTCGATGCGTGCCGACCTGACCGTCACCCACTACCCCACCTACGCCGATCTGCAGGGGTACGTGCACGGTTCGGCGGCGGTGATCGGCCTGCAGATGCTGCCGGTCCTCGGTACGGTCACGGCCCGGGAGGAGGCGGCACCGCACGCGGCGGCGCTCGGTGTGGCGTTCCAGCTCACCAACTTCCTGCGCGACGTGGGTGAGGATCTCGACCGGGGCCGCGTCTACCTGCCCGGCGATCTGCTGGCCGCGCACGGTGTGGACAGACCCCTGCTGGAGTGGAGCCGGCGCACCGGGCGGCGCGATTCTCGGATCCGCGCCGCTCTGGTCGCGGCGGAGGCCATGACGCGGGGCGTGTACCGGACGGCGGAGCCGGGCATCGCGATGCTCGATCCGCGGGTGCGTCCCTGTATCCGTGCCGCGTTCACCCTCTACGGCGGGATTCTCGACGCGATCGCCGAGCAGGACTACACCGTGCTGCATCGCCGTGCGGTGGTGTCGCGTCGGCGTCGGGCGGCAACGGCCGCGGCCGGTGCGCTGCGCGTGGCCGGTGCCCGGTGGCTCACTCGCGCCGCGCACCGAGCGGCCCCGGCGGGTGGTCCGGCAGTCGAGTGGAAGGGGCCGGTGCGGTGA
- a CDS encoding lycopene cyclase (Lycopene cyclase protein; pfam05834;~identified by MetaGeneAnnotator; putative;~lycopene cyclase [Streptomyces cattleya NRRL 8057 = DSM46488]) translates to MTPRPAKDSDVIVIGGGAAGLSLAHRLTEKGAATVTVVEPPDGPLRPAERTWCYWDAGVDGLEEAVSASWSVLRLHGADRRPVVVGPAPFTYRMVRSADFERLVHGRLARSDGGRLLRATVESVRGVPGGAEVRCTLPGGWSLTLRARRVFDSRPLPVLPPARTRLLQHFRGWFVRTDTDRFDPSVADLMDFRVPQPAHGLAFGYVLPLAPDRALVEYTEFSGNALTTEAYESALGHYCRDVLGLGALSVERAEQGIIPMTDARFPRRAGPAHFRVGTAGGATRAATGYTFAAVQRQSRAIAAALRDGRTTIPAPHGRRASAMDAVLLRALDTGRIDGPRFFTDLFRRIPAERLLRFLDGATSLREEWGIGLRTPVLPMLRTAAELPFVPRRSQPFARTGDNHR, encoded by the coding sequence GTGACACCCCGCCCCGCCAAGGACTCCGACGTGATCGTCATCGGTGGTGGTGCGGCCGGTCTCAGCCTCGCCCACCGGCTGACGGAGAAGGGCGCCGCCACTGTGACCGTGGTCGAGCCGCCGGACGGTCCGCTCCGCCCCGCGGAACGGACCTGGTGCTACTGGGACGCGGGCGTCGACGGCCTGGAAGAGGCGGTCAGCGCGTCCTGGTCCGTGCTGCGTCTGCACGGCGCCGACCGCCGGCCGGTCGTTGTCGGACCTGCCCCGTTTACCTACCGCATGGTGCGCTCCGCCGACTTCGAGCGGCTGGTCCACGGCCGCCTGGCCCGCTCGGACGGCGGGCGTCTCCTGCGCGCGACGGTGGAATCGGTGCGCGGTGTGCCCGGAGGCGCGGAGGTCCGGTGCACGCTGCCCGGGGGCTGGTCCCTGACGCTGCGCGCCCGGCGGGTGTTCGACTCGCGGCCGCTGCCTGTCCTGCCGCCGGCGCGCACGCGGTTGCTGCAGCACTTCCGCGGCTGGTTCGTACGTACCGACACTGACCGGTTCGACCCCTCGGTCGCGGATTTGATGGACTTCCGGGTTCCTCAGCCGGCGCACGGACTCGCCTTCGGCTACGTCCTGCCGCTGGCGCCGGACCGGGCGCTCGTGGAATACACCGAGTTCTCCGGCAACGCGCTGACCACCGAGGCGTACGAATCGGCTCTCGGTCACTACTGCCGAGACGTCCTCGGGCTCGGCGCGCTCTCCGTGGAACGGGCGGAGCAGGGGATCATTCCCATGACCGACGCCCGCTTTCCGCGACGGGCCGGTCCCGCCCACTTCCGTGTCGGAACCGCGGGGGGCGCCACTCGTGCGGCCACTGGCTACACCTTCGCGGCGGTGCAGCGACAGAGCAGAGCCATCGCCGCCGCCCTGCGCGACGGGCGCACCACCATCCCCGCACCCCACGGGCGGAGGGCGTCGGCCATGGACGCGGTCCTGCTGCGTGCCCTGGACACCGGGCGCATCGACGGCCCGCGATTCTTCACTGACCTGTTCCGCCGGATCCCGGCGGAGCGCCTGTTGCGCTTCCTCGACGGCGCCACCTCCCTGCGGGAGGAGTGGGGCATCGGGCTGCGCACCCCTGTCCTGCCGATGCTTCGTACGGCCGCCGAACTGCCCTTTGTGCCCCGACGCTCCCAGCCCTTCGCAAGAACCGGAGACAATCACCGATGA
- a CDS encoding methyltransferase (S-adenosylmethionine binding site [chemical binding];~S-adenosylmethionine-dependent methyltransferases (SAM or AdoMet-MTase), class I; AdoMet-MTases are enzymes that use S-adenosyl-L-methionine (SAM or AdoMet) as a substrate for methyltransfer, creating the product S-adenosyl-L-homocysteine (AdoHcy); cd02440;~S-adenosylmethionine-dependent methyltransferases (SAM or AdoMet-MTase), class I; AdoMet-MTases are enzymes that use S-adenosyl-L-methionine (SAM or AdoMet) as a substrate for methyltransfer, creating the product S-adenosyl-L-homocysteine (AdoHcy); cl16911;~identified by MetaGeneAnnotator; putative;~methyltransferase [Streptomyces lividans TK24]), which produces MSLLREHDLARAFDHAACTYDSLTSLNPGHHTDLLRSARRLRLPDDGAGLHVLDLGCGTGASTRALLSAAPRARITAVDASAGMLRRAQAKPWPARVRFLHLTAEEVTTAGEGPFDAVFAAHLFRNVTDPDAVLGSVRSLLRPGGRISAHEYTLSGRRLHRALWTAVCHGVVIPAGTLTGDRALYRHLWHSVIAFDTAPAFADRLMRAGLTGVRVAPVAGWQTGIVHTFLARNGPSPARPTTARERVR; this is translated from the coding sequence ATGAGCCTCCTGCGCGAGCACGACCTGGCCCGCGCCTTCGACCACGCCGCCTGCACCTACGACAGCCTCACCTCTCTCAACCCCGGCCACCACACCGACCTCCTGCGCTCGGCCCGCCGGCTCCGGCTCCCTGACGACGGCGCCGGACTGCACGTTCTCGACCTCGGCTGCGGTACCGGCGCCTCCACCCGGGCCCTGCTCAGTGCCGCGCCCCGGGCCCGGATCACGGCTGTGGACGCGTCGGCGGGCATGCTGCGCCGCGCCCAGGCCAAGCCGTGGCCCGCACGCGTGCGGTTCCTGCACCTGACCGCCGAGGAGGTCACGACGGCCGGCGAGGGCCCCTTCGACGCGGTCTTCGCCGCCCACTTGTTCCGCAACGTCACCGACCCGGACGCGGTCCTGGGCAGCGTCCGGAGCCTGCTGCGGCCGGGCGGACGTATCAGCGCCCACGAGTACACCCTGAGCGGCCGGCGGCTGCACCGGGCGTTGTGGACGGCGGTGTGCCACGGCGTCGTCATCCCGGCGGGCACGCTCACCGGCGACCGGGCCCTGTACCGCCACCTCTGGCACAGCGTCATCGCCTTCGACACCGCCCCCGCCTTCGCCGACCGGCTGATGCGAGCCGGCTTGACCGGAGTGCGCGTCGCCCCGGTCGCCGGATGGCAGACGGGCATCGTGCACACCTTCCTCGCCCGCAACGGCCCGAGCCCGGCACGCCCGACCACGGCAAGGGAGCGAGTCCGGTGA
- a CDS encoding methylesterase (Rieske domain; a [2Fe-2S] cluster binding domain commonly foundin Rieske non-heme iron oxygenase (RO) systems such as naphthalene and biphenyl dioxygenases, as well as in plant/cyanobacterial chloroplast b6f and mitochondrial cytochrome bc(1) complexes; cl00938;~[2Fe-2S] cluster binding site [ion binding];~identified by MetaGeneAnnotator; putative;~iron-sulfur cluster [ion binding];~methylesterase [Streptomyces griseus subsp. griseus NBRC13350]) — translation MRRRRSGPDWAAQTPTWRQARPALVADALERASARPSGNWFVVGASRNVRADDRPYGRTVGGVEVVLWRSEDGEPHAGSGVCPHLGAPLRDSRVVCGTLVCHWHGLALDGSPSAGWQPFPVHDDGVLVWVRLDAVGGEEPTERPVVPARPARGRGVDAVFTAVGRCEPQDVVANRLDPWHGSWFHPYSFVDLSVAREPRGDKDDAFVVDVSFRVAGRLVVPVRAEFTAPEPRTVVMRITDGEGATSVVETHATPLTGPDHERPRTAVVEAVVAASDRPGFALARAAAPVLRPLMRRTAGRLWRDDLAYAERRWTLRSTGRFPG, via the coding sequence TTGCGGCGGCGGAGGTCCGGCCCGGACTGGGCGGCGCAGACACCGACTTGGCGCCAGGCGCGGCCGGCGCTCGTCGCCGACGCACTCGAGCGGGCGTCCGCCCGTCCGTCCGGCAACTGGTTCGTGGTCGGTGCCTCCCGGAACGTGCGCGCGGACGATCGCCCGTACGGCCGGACGGTCGGTGGTGTGGAGGTCGTGCTGTGGCGCTCGGAGGACGGCGAGCCCCATGCCGGTTCGGGCGTCTGCCCGCACCTGGGCGCTCCCCTGCGCGACAGCCGGGTGGTGTGCGGCACGCTGGTCTGCCACTGGCACGGGCTCGCCCTGGACGGTTCTCCGTCCGCCGGCTGGCAGCCGTTTCCCGTGCACGACGACGGCGTACTCGTCTGGGTGCGGCTGGACGCGGTGGGTGGCGAGGAGCCCACCGAGCGGCCTGTCGTGCCCGCTCGACCGGCGAGGGGCCGTGGGGTGGACGCGGTGTTCACGGCGGTAGGACGGTGCGAACCGCAGGACGTGGTGGCCAACCGGCTAGATCCGTGGCACGGTTCGTGGTTCCACCCGTACTCGTTCGTCGACCTGTCGGTGGCGCGGGAGCCGCGGGGGGACAAGGACGACGCCTTCGTCGTCGATGTCTCCTTCCGGGTGGCCGGGCGGCTCGTGGTTCCGGTACGGGCCGAGTTCACGGCGCCGGAGCCGCGCACGGTCGTCATGCGCATCACCGACGGCGAGGGCGCCACGTCCGTGGTCGAGACACACGCGACGCCGCTGACCGGGCCCGACCACGAGCGTCCGCGCACCGCCGTGGTCGAGGCGGTCGTCGCCGCGTCGGACCGGCCCGGCTTCGCCCTGGCGCGGGCCGCCGCCCCCGTACTGCGCCCGCTGATGCGCCGTACGGCCGGCCGCCTGTGGCGCGACGACCTGGCCTACGCCGAACGGCGCTGGACGCTGCGCAGCACCGGACGGTTCCCCGGCTGA
- a CDS encoding oxidoreductase (Flavin containing amine oxidoreductase; pfam01593;~NAD(P)-binding Rossmann-like domain; pfam13450;~SCJ12.04c, possible oxidoreductase, len: 416 aa. Similar to many protoporphyrinogen oxidases including: Propionibacterium freudenreichii shermanii SW:PPOX_PROFR (EMBL:D85417) HemY (527 aa), fasta scores opt: 228 z-score: 249.0 E(): 1.6e-06 26.8% identity in 504 aa overlap and Bacillus subtilis SW:PPOX_BACSU (EMBL; M97208) HemY (470 aa), fasta scores opt: 209 z-score: 229.3 E(): 2.1e-05 25.7% identity in 311 aa overlap. Contains a Pfam match to entry PF01593 Amino_oxidase;~identified by MetaGeneAnnotator; putative;~oxidoreductase [Streptomyces coelicolor A3(2)]) gives MCEEHRRAPDVVVVGAGLSGLVCALDLCRAGWRVILLEASEGVGGRMRTDRRDGFLLDRGFQVFNTSYPQVKRRMDLRSLRLRPFTAGVVAHTSKGPVRLADPTREPSAAGALLTGRVVSPRDLAALAALTVRDAVLPASAARRREDGSTSAALARAGVSDAAVADILRPFLSGVFLEDRLETSARFFHLVWRSMVRGSLCLPAQGIGAVPAQLADGLPGGVLRLGTPVAEVTDTGVLLEDGSEVPARTVVVATDPATATRLLPDLTVPDTRTVTTYYHAIGRTPMAEPTLMVDSTGAILNTCVLSEVAPTYAPRGTALISTSVLGTDLPGRAQAVLCRLAELYGTDTSGWQQVAACTVEGALPAMLPPWPLSRTTRLRPGRYVCGDHRATGSVQGAMASGARAAREVVADRGQGGDAGV, from the coding sequence ATGTGCGAGGAACATCGCCGGGCACCGGACGTGGTCGTCGTCGGTGCGGGCCTGTCCGGCCTGGTGTGCGCGCTGGACCTGTGCCGTGCGGGATGGCGGGTGATTCTGCTGGAGGCGTCCGAAGGCGTGGGCGGGCGTATGCGCACGGACCGGCGGGACGGGTTCCTGCTGGATCGTGGTTTCCAGGTGTTCAACACCTCGTATCCGCAGGTGAAGCGGCGCATGGATCTGAGGAGCCTGCGGCTGCGGCCGTTCACCGCGGGCGTCGTCGCGCATACGTCGAAGGGGCCGGTCCGCCTCGCCGACCCGACGAGGGAGCCCAGTGCGGCGGGGGCTCTGCTGACGGGGCGGGTTGTCTCGCCGCGCGACCTGGCCGCGCTGGCGGCTCTCACCGTGCGGGACGCCGTTCTGCCCGCTTCCGCCGCCAGACGGCGCGAAGACGGCTCCACCTCGGCGGCCCTGGCCCGGGCGGGAGTGTCGGACGCCGCGGTCGCCGACATCCTGCGGCCGTTCCTGTCCGGCGTCTTCCTGGAGGACCGGCTGGAGACCTCCGCACGCTTCTTCCACCTGGTCTGGCGGAGCATGGTCCGAGGGTCTCTGTGCCTGCCGGCACAGGGCATCGGCGCCGTCCCGGCCCAACTCGCCGACGGCCTGCCCGGCGGCGTGCTGCGGCTCGGCACCCCCGTCGCCGAGGTCACCGACACCGGAGTGCTGCTGGAGGACGGGAGCGAGGTGCCGGCCCGGACGGTCGTGGTGGCGACGGACCCGGCGACCGCCACCCGCCTGCTGCCGGACCTGACCGTGCCGGACACACGCACCGTCACCACCTACTACCACGCCATCGGCAGGACACCGATGGCCGAACCGACCCTGATGGTGGACAGCACCGGAGCGATCCTGAACACCTGCGTACTCAGCGAGGTCGCTCCCACGTACGCGCCCCGCGGCACTGCGCTGATCTCCACTTCCGTACTGGGAACCGACCTCCCCGGCAGGGCACAGGCGGTGCTATGCCGTCTGGCCGAGCTGTACGGTACCGACACGAGCGGCTGGCAGCAGGTCGCCGCCTGCACGGTCGAGGGTGCGCTGCCCGCGATGCTTCCCCCCTGGCCGCTGAGCCGCACCACCCGCCTTCGCCCAGGCAGGTACGTGTGCGGGGACCACCGGGCGACCGGATCGGTGCAGGGCGCCATGGCGTCGGGGGCGCGCGCCGCGCGCGAGGTGGTCGCCGACCGGGGGCAAGGAGGTGACGCCGGGGTGTGA
- a CDS encoding short-chain dehydrogenase/reductase SDR (identified by MetaGeneAnnotator; putative;~sequence version:1), whose translation MELSGARVLVAGATGALGGAITAELADRGARVALAGRDRGRLAHTARAYPSAPTAGFDAHDPGSCALAVHEAAAALQGLDVVVAFGSVAFGAAEEIGDEVAEHLMAVNHLAPAAFFRAALGILRRGSAIAAVTGVVAERPQPRMADYSVSKAALAAWLDAVRREARSAGVAVLEIRPGHLDTGFATRPVAGTAPPLPEGGDPRHVAGAVADALEVGAELLRSGPDKSPVVERRAR comes from the coding sequence GTGGAACTGAGCGGTGCCCGTGTCCTGGTGGCCGGTGCCACGGGAGCGCTGGGCGGTGCGATCACCGCCGAACTGGCCGACCGGGGCGCCCGCGTGGCCCTCGCCGGACGCGACCGCGGCCGCCTGGCCCACACCGCGCGGGCGTATCCCAGTGCCCCGACCGCCGGCTTCGACGCCCACGATCCCGGGTCGTGCGCTCTGGCCGTGCACGAAGCGGCGGCAGCCCTCCAAGGGCTGGACGTCGTCGTCGCGTTCGGGTCGGTGGCCTTCGGTGCTGCCGAGGAGATCGGTGACGAGGTCGCGGAGCACCTGATGGCGGTCAACCACCTCGCGCCCGCCGCGTTCTTCCGCGCCGCGCTCGGCATCCTGCGACGCGGTTCGGCGATCGCCGCCGTCACCGGCGTGGTGGCCGAGCGCCCGCAGCCCCGAATGGCCGACTACAGCGTCTCCAAAGCCGCGCTCGCCGCATGGCTGGACGCCGTCCGCCGCGAAGCACGGAGCGCCGGTGTCGCGGTACTGGAGATCCGGCCGGGTCATCTCGACACAGGCTTCGCGACTCGCCCCGTGGCGGGCACCGCCCCACCCCTGCCGGAGGGCGGCGACCCGCGTCACGTCGCCGGCGCCGTCGCGGACGCGCTGGAGGTCGGCGCCGAGCTGCTGCGCTCGGGCCCCGACAAAAGCCCCGTCGTCGAACGGCGAGCCCGGTGA
- a CDS encoding dehydrogenase (Flavin containing amine oxidoreductase; pfam01593;~Rossmann-fold NAD(P)(+)-binding proteins; cl09931;~dehydrogenase [Streptomyces lividans TK24];~identified by MetaGeneAnnotator; putative): MTARRTAAARRGRDRKAEVLAPPPGRDRFQRGVEPSVAVIGGGIAGLAAATLLAERGARVTLYEEEDALGGRLSGWPTRLADGSSVTMTRGFHAFFRQYYNLRGLLRRTDPALSRLTPLPDYPLRHSGGLTDSFARVPRTPPFSALGFVALSPSFGWRDLAAMDARAALPLLDVRVPEVYERFDEVTATGFLDSVSFPEAAHHLAFEVFSRSFFADPCELSAAELLLMFHIYFLGSAEGLLFDVPGEPFPQALWDPLGDYLQRLGVDIRTGTPVHGVLPLGDGGAHVHTDTGAGRHQAVVLALDPGSLRRIVGASPGLGTSDWCEDIAALRTAPPFLVSRLWLDRPVRADRPGFLGTSGYGGLDNISVLERYEGEAARWAARTGGSVVELHAYAVDPAAEPKEVQDMLVDRLHQVYPEIREARIIDARHEWRSDCPLFEAGSHRRRPTVRTPHPWLTLAGDGIRCNLPVALMERAATTGFLAANALLADRGVRGQVLWTVPRAGRSPLLRALGAVAGRHSSR; encoded by the coding sequence GTGACGGCCCGCCGTACCGCTGCCGCCCGACGAGGCCGCGACCGCAAGGCCGAGGTTCTGGCGCCGCCACCCGGCAGGGACCGGTTCCAGCGTGGGGTCGAGCCGTCCGTCGCGGTGATCGGTGGCGGGATCGCCGGTCTCGCCGCGGCCACCCTGCTGGCCGAGCGGGGTGCCCGCGTGACCCTGTACGAGGAAGAGGATGCACTGGGCGGCCGGCTCTCCGGTTGGCCCACCAGGCTGGCGGACGGCTCCTCCGTGACCATGACCCGCGGCTTCCACGCCTTCTTCCGCCAGTACTACAACCTGCGCGGGCTCCTCCGTCGTACCGACCCTGCCCTTTCGCGGCTCACGCCGCTGCCCGACTACCCCCTGCGGCACAGTGGCGGCCTGACCGACAGCTTCGCCCGAGTTCCGAGAACGCCGCCTTTCAGCGCGCTCGGCTTCGTCGCCCTCAGCCCGAGCTTCGGCTGGCGGGACCTCGCCGCCATGGACGCCCGGGCGGCACTGCCTCTGCTCGACGTGCGGGTGCCCGAGGTGTACGAACGCTTCGACGAGGTCACCGCAACCGGCTTCCTGGACAGCGTGAGTTTCCCGGAAGCTGCGCACCACCTGGCGTTCGAGGTGTTTTCACGCAGCTTCTTCGCCGACCCGTGCGAACTGTCCGCCGCCGAACTGCTGCTGATGTTCCACATCTACTTCCTCGGATCGGCCGAGGGACTGCTCTTCGACGTACCGGGCGAACCCTTCCCCCAGGCGCTCTGGGACCCGCTTGGCGACTACCTCCAGCGCCTCGGGGTGGACATCCGCACCGGCACCCCCGTCCACGGCGTGCTCCCCCTCGGCGACGGTGGGGCGCACGTGCACACCGACACCGGCGCCGGGCGCCACCAAGCCGTGGTGCTCGCCCTCGACCCCGGGAGCCTGCGCCGGATCGTCGGCGCGTCACCCGGCCTGGGCACGTCCGACTGGTGCGAGGACATCGCGGCCCTGCGCACCGCACCGCCGTTCCTCGTCTCCCGGCTCTGGCTCGACCGGCCGGTCCGCGCCGACCGGCCCGGATTCCTCGGCACCAGCGGCTACGGCGGGCTCGACAACATCAGCGTCCTGGAGCGGTACGAGGGCGAGGCCGCTCGCTGGGCCGCACGGACCGGGGGCTCGGTCGTAGAACTGCACGCCTACGCCGTGGACCCGGCGGCCGAACCGAAGGAGGTGCAGGACATGCTCGTCGACCGGCTGCACCAGGTGTACCCGGAGATCCGCGAGGCGCGCATCATCGACGCCCGGCACGAGTGGCGCTCGGACTGCCCGCTCTTCGAGGCCGGCTCCCACCGCCGGCGACCCACCGTGCGCACCCCTCATCCGTGGCTGACCCTGGCCGGCGACGGAATCCGCTGCAACCTGCCCGTCGCCCTCATGGAACGGGCCGCCACCACGGGCTTCCTGGCCGCGAACGCCCTGCTCGCCGACCGGGGGGTGCGCGGCCAGGTCCTGTGGACGGTACCCCGGGCGGGCCGTTCACCCTTGCTCCGGGCGCTCGGAGCCGTCGCAGGGCGCCACTCGTCTCGCTGA